The DNA sequence CTGGCCACCACACTGCTGTTTCATCTGATGTAGAAGCACGATGGACAAACTCGCCTCTAAAGGGGgaacaaagtgaggacagatcatttgcttttatttttaatgaaatgttatCCTTTAGAGAATTGACCTGCTATTTAATTGATACTGTGGAGTAGACAGGATGTCTGATTCCCCTGCAGCCttcttgctgcagcagctgtctgaaATCAAGATCTGTCGGATGTTGAGGTCAGTAAATCGGCACTGATTCAGTGGTAAAGGTGTAGATTTGAAATGAACAGTACATTTTAAATTAACTTTCAAATGCAGAAACTGTCTAATTTTGTTACCATAGGGGAAACAGCTGATTTTATTATTCTATCCAAattgttttgcacattttctaCAATCAGATTCGTTTTAGCTGCAGCTGTTGTACAAATGGGCATCGTCAAGgattttattcttattttttacaTTGTTTATTTGCACTTCAAAGTTCAGCACTGTGATTTTGTTTCTTGTTGTTATGGATagggaaaaataaagatttttacGTGGAATTTTCCTCTTGGGTGTTTATTTTAACTTGATGTGTTGGCTTCATAACCTGCACATAAAGGTGGATTTGGTGTTTCCTCATAACTCCCAGAGGTATTTAAAGCACAACACAGACTTTGTTGTGGCGCTTGGTTGTTTCTAATATTCAGGGGGTTAGAACATTTGCAACAATAGGATACTCGAATAAAACTCCTAAATCACAAGGTTATCCGTGTTAAATGCGGAAATGTGCAAACATGCGTTTGCAGTTCGCGTTACACGTTTCGTCCTTTTTGTCCCTCCTCGCTCTCCGTGGGCACAACTCAACGCGTGCTGTGTTGTGACTGTGGTCAGTAACTGACGTAACGGCTGCTTTCGGATTATTCTATAATTTCAGTaaatatttttaacattttctgtcGCCCGATCCTGAAATTATCGGGACCTGCTTTAGTGGGACTTGTCGACCTTATAAAGATCGGACGGAGGCGGACCAAAACAAACGGACAGTCGGCTGCTGGTTAGCGTAAATCAACTCATTTGTGACTTTTTCCTGAAGCGCGTCTGCTAACATGTCGGCGGGGGCCAGCGACGCCAAGAAACGGAGCAAGAAGCGCTACGGGTCCGGTCACCATAGCAAACGGTGGAAGGGATCCCGGGAACTGGAGGTGGGCATGCAGGGGATTCTAATCACATGCAACATGAACGAGAGGAAGTGCACGGCGGAGGCCTTCAATCTGCTCAATGAGTACGCTGAAAAGCTGTACGGGCCCGAGAAGGTGAGTCCGGGCTGTTTTAGGTTTACTTGCACACTGTGATGGGAGGGAAAGCGTGTTTGATGTGTCTGTTGCAAACCTGCAGAGTAAAAATCCTGAATCCCCGCATGCAGGTTGGCGTCAGACTTAATTTTGCACTCTGTGCAGTTGTTTTGCTGCATGCATGCACACCCGACCTTTGTTTGTAGCCAGCAGAAATTCATCTTATATGTCTAAACCTGTATGAGTTAATTAAATGATAGTTTGGCTCTAACACTGATGCTAGCCTTGCATTCTCTGGATCTTTTTGACACGTCAGTGACATAATCTTTTGCTTCTTCAAAGTTAGAGGACAATGatggatccagcagtgaagaagaggagggaggcgaGGAAGACGTCGCTGCCGCCCTAAAGAAGGAAGTGGCACAGCTGCAAGGTTCTGGACCTAAGCAAGAGAGACGCTTCCAGGCTTTGCAGAGTGGAGCCAACAATGTCATCTTTATCAAAACTCACAATCTGGGTAAATATTTTCATGGATTGCTGTAGTTTATTCTGGCCTACCACAACAAGTGTATTTTTATTTGGTTCCTAGAATCTGACAAGCTGGTTCATCACATCCTGTCTGACCTCCACACCACTAAGAAGAAGAAGTCACGTGTGATCCTTCGAATGCTGCCAGTCAGAAGCTAACTTCAATCCAACTGTGTTTAGCAGGGCCAATTTGGTCTGTTTCGATGTTTGTAATGTCTGTTTTTTGCCTTCTCATCCAGGTTACTGGGACCTGTAAGGCCTTTCCTGAGGACATGTTGAAGTATCTGACCACTTTCCTGGAGCCTTGGTTCAAAACCCCCAACTCTGCTACCTACCAAATCGCCTTCAAGGCCCGAAACAGCAGCCACAACAAGAGAGACGAGATAATCAAATCAATTGCAGGTACAGAGGATTGCATTACTGTTATGTTTTCATTATGCCATGGAAATAGTGACACGCCTTTTCACCACTGCAGGTCTTGTGGGAAAGTTAAACCCTAAAAACAAAGTGGACTTGACCAGCCCTGAACTGACGATCATCGTGGAGGTCATCAAAGCCGTGTGCTGCATCAGTGTGGTAAAGGACTATACACTGTACAGAAAATACAACGTCCAGGAAGTGGTGAAAGACGAAACACTGAAGGCTGATGTGAACTTGGCAAAAACGGAGTCCAATACAGCTGAGAAGAAGGAGGCCCAAGATTCAGAGGAGACAGggaaaggaaaaagggaagATGAAGAGAATGGCATCAAAACTGCGCAAGGGGACAACGTGGTGGTCGATAAGAGCGAAAGTAATGGCGAGTGATAGCTCGCATgcgttttcatttatttttaaagatcaAAACATCAAGTCGCTTTAAATTatagtgtttttgttttaaatagcaTTTTCAATGCAAATCATCATTTTGGGGGgtttatctgttttgtttttacttctgTTTGTATGTGATGCGTGTTTTCTAATCAATCTTTAATCAGAACATCCTCATTTTTATGGTACAtttgctcctcagctgttgGCAAAAGGGATAAAGTTCTAATGTCCACTTTGACGTCTCgataaaatgctgttttttgaGTTGCAGTTCTTCTCTACGCCACAAGATGGAGATAATAGTATATTTCGTAGAAACGTGGACTTCCGGGAGTCTCAGACTCTTCGgtagatttttttccctcatttatCAGTTGTTACAatttatttacagtttatttCTAACGCAGCTCCATTTTCTCATGAGCTGCTTCTTCAGTAATTTTGTAATGGTGTTTCAGCTGTTTGTAATAGTAAATAGTCTCATTATTAGGATACACATCTCATAGTTGGTAAATCGGCAATGTTTTGGTTTCCTTTTGTAAAGTGATTAAGAGCGACATTTTTTGTTGCTACAATATCCTTGGACCGGTAATTCAATAAAACGTGTCTTGTTTTGATAACTACAATATTTGTGAACGTTTGTcagttcttaaaaaaaaagggatgaaatGACTGATAAGAAATCATTTATAAGAGAAGCGACTAATTTTCCCCAAATCCTGTCAAAAACATTAATGTCTTATTTAAGGCAAAGACGATGAGGATTTCTCCAGAAGTCATACATGTGCTTATCAGGGCCGACGCTATTATTCTTGCTCttcatttatttgctttcttttgaatATATTAGACAATTTAATAGACACAAAAATCGAATAACAAACATTAAGAGAAGCATAATATAAGTCTAAAGAACCCCTGTTTTAATACACTTCTCCAGTCACAATCCCGAATTTCTTTCTGCTCATTACATCTATGCCGAACTGCTGTTGTGACCCTCTTGTCGTTATCTCGGCATCATTCCGCTTTACACTCACAAATTGCATCTCTGCTGGCCCTCAGGTGCCCCAATCAGCATGACCTGCTGCCAGGCCCCAACACAAGAGGggagatttgtgtgttttcagtctgCCAGTGTGTTAAAACCACAACACCAATTAGTCTGTCTGACTGGTCACCATAATGAAACCGCAGCCTTAATGATGTCTCAGCTGAGATCTACATCCAACGTGGTgataataatgtaataaaaacTTGCTCCATTCAATTCCAGTTTATTTTTTCCTACAGCAGAATGTGTTTTGCcacaatgaaaatgaatcatttccACAAAAAGCACACTTACAAAAACAACCAAGTGTAGACATTTACATGACAAAATAGCCTCTGATGTTTTAATTGCCCTCAACTTCAAGTCTAATTAAACCTCAAGTGGAAACCAGAGCCCAGAGCTTTCCAGCCACCCAGGACGGTGTGCTTATTCAGGTCTAAATGTCACAAGCGTGAGAAACAATCGCATCTACAGGCGCATGTGCTGGTGGTCCCAGGGGTCAGGATTAGCATCCACTGCTGTGACTTCATATCTGACCTTTATGAGTAGCTAAGTAGAGCTCTCCAGGGTCTCATTTGTCTCACTTTAGTCGAACAATGGATTCAACCCTCGCACGACTTTCTGTCACTGTGCAGAATGAACAAGTTCACAAGTTGGTATCCAGTGAAAACTGGTGGCCCGACTCAGTTTAAGCCAGAGAAGACAACAACACAAAcgtctttgattttaaaatggcGCTAAAATGTGGGACGCGTGGACAGAAGATTGCAAACCACATTGTCTTCATTTcttccatttattttctctgtagAATTAAAGGATTTCAAATGTGCAAATGCAAAATATGATATAAAACAAGCAGGAATCTACGCCCAGGTGTCGCGGTTCGAGGTGGTTTTGCTAATTGTGTCCATCCAGGGGTGTCAGTTTATGGCATTCCAGATGCCTT is a window from the Takifugu rubripes chromosome 17, fTakRub1.2, whole genome shotgun sequence genome containing:
- the thumpd1 gene encoding THUMP domain-containing protein 1, giving the protein MSAGASDAKKRSKKRYGSGHHSKRWKGSRELEVGMQGILITCNMNERKCTAEAFNLLNEYAEKLYGPEKLEDNDGSSSEEEEGGEEDVAAALKKEVAQLQGSGPKQERRFQALQSGANNVIFIKTHNLESDKLVHHILSDLHTTKKKKSRVILRMLPVTGTCKAFPEDMLKYLTTFLEPWFKTPNSATYQIAFKARNSSHNKRDEIIKSIAGLVGKLNPKNKVDLTSPELTIIVEVIKAVCCISVVKDYTLYRKYNVQEVVKDETLKADVNLAKTESNTAEKKEAQDSEETGKGKREDEENGIKTAQGDNVVVDKSESNGE